The DNA window GGACACGAAGGCCGCGAGCTCGATGAGGGTCATCTCCTCGAACTGCGCGAGCAGCTCGTCCTGGGTCAGCTTCGCCATGATGGCGGTCCTTCCACTAAATCGGCAGGTGCCGTGATGTACATGTCGGCGGGCGTACGGCCCGCTGCGACCGGTGCCGGGTGGCACCGATCAATGCGCGAGCCGAATTACTCGGCACCGCCCTGCTCGGCGAGCTTGGCGCGCAGCGCGTCCGCAGTGCGGACGAGCTTCGTCGGCAGCGCCTGGAAGAGCGAGGCAGCCTGGGACTGCTTGCCCTTCATGGCACCGGCCAGCTTGCTGAGCAGAACCTCGCGGGACTCGAGGTCCGCAAGCTTCTTGATCTCATCAGCGGAGAGCGCCTTACCGTCAAGGACACCGCCCTTGATGATGAGGTTCGGGTTCTCCTTGGCGAAGTCACGGAGACCCTTCGCCGACTCCACCGGGTCACCGGTGACGAAGGCAACGGCCGTCGGGCCAGCGAAGAGCTGGTCCTCCAGCGTGATCCCGGCCTCACGGGCCGCGATCTGGGTCAGCGTGTTCTTCACCACGGCGTACTGGGCGTTCTCACCGAGCGAACGACGCAGCGTCTTGAGCTGCGCCACGGTGAGACCGCGGTACTCGGTCAGCACAGCGGCGTTCGAGCTACGGAACTTGTCCGTCAGCTCGGCAACCGCAGCAGCCTTGGCGGACGTCGCCATGAGCCTCGGCCTCCTTCCGGGTGATTCGGGACCGCTACGCGAAGGGACCTGGGCAAAACGAAACGCCCCGGCACAGGTGCTCGGGGCGTAACTCGACCGCTTCGACCCGAAGTCGTCGCGGGAGTGCTTCCTCAAATCACCTGCGCAGGTCGCCCGCAGCTAGCGGATCCTTCGGCCACCACACCCCTTTGCAGAGGCACAGCAACGACCAGCGGTCTTTGGCTTCTGCAAGAAGGTACGTGAAGGGGGTGCCCGGAGGCAAATCGGCCCCCGGGCGGTGGTTTCCCCGCAGGTCAGG is part of the Streptomyces roseifaciens genome and encodes:
- the rplJ gene encoding 50S ribosomal protein L10; the encoded protein is MATSAKAAAVAELTDKFRSSNAAVLTEYRGLTVAQLKTLRRSLGENAQYAVVKNTLTQIAAREAGITLEDQLFAGPTAVAFVTGDPVESAKGLRDFAKENPNLIIKGGVLDGKALSADEIKKLADLESREVLLSKLAGAMKGKQSQAASLFQALPTKLVRTADALRAKLAEQGGAE